Proteins from a single region of Deinococcota bacterium:
- a CDS encoding threonine/serine dehydratase → MLPVTLQDLRAAADRIAAATVRTPLLPLTLAGEGALGRAGEVYLKAENLQRTGSFKLRGAYNFLASLADEVRARGVVTHSSGNHAQGVACAAALLGVRATIVIPENAPRVKVERTRAWGAEIIRCENSSAAREETAQALAHAHGYSLVPPFDHPWIVAGQGTVGLEIAAALPDVANVLVPLGGGGLLAGVSLAISELCPAAQLLGVEPELAADGRASLASGRLQTWSAAATSRTLADGVRTQRLGELTFNILRERVAGVVTVSEAAIGAATRALALEARLVAEPTGALSLAAYRRLLAGAVDGLELRPGPTVLVLSGGNVDPRLLAELLNAGDTAGLEG, encoded by the coding sequence ATGCTGCCCGTCACCCTCCAAGATCTCCGCGCCGCCGCCGATCGCATCGCGGCGGCCACCGTGCGCACGCCGCTCCTGCCCTTGACCCTGGCGGGCGAGGGCGCGCTCGGGCGGGCAGGGGAGGTCTACCTCAAGGCCGAAAACCTGCAGCGCACCGGCTCGTTCAAGCTGCGCGGCGCCTACAACTTCCTGGCCTCCCTGGCGGACGAGGTGCGCGCCCGGGGGGTGGTGACGCACTCGAGCGGCAACCACGCCCAGGGCGTGGCCTGCGCGGCGGCGCTGCTGGGCGTGCGGGCGACCATCGTTATCCCGGAGAACGCGCCCCGGGTCAAGGTCGAGCGGACGCGGGCCTGGGGTGCGGAGATCATCAGGTGCGAGAACTCGAGCGCGGCCCGCGAGGAGACGGCCCAGGCCCTAGCCCACGCGCACGGCTACAGCCTGGTGCCGCCCTTCGACCATCCCTGGATCGTCGCCGGGCAGGGCACGGTGGGCCTGGAGATCGCGGCGGCGCTGCCGGACGTCGCCAACGTGCTCGTCCCGCTGGGCGGCGGCGGACTCTTAGCGGGCGTGTCGCTGGCGATCTCCGAGCTCTGCCCGGCGGCGCAGCTCCTCGGCGTCGAACCCGAACTGGCGGCCGACGGCCGGGCGTCGCTGGCGAGCGGAAGGCTTCAGACCTGGTCCGCCGCGGCGACCTCGCGCACGCTGGCCGACGGGGTGCGAACGCAGCGCCTGGGCGAGCTCACCTTCAACATCCTCCGCGAGCGGGTGGCGGGCGTGGTGACCGTTTCCGAGGCGGCCATCGGCGCGGCCACGCGCGCGCTCGCGCTTGAGGCCAGGCTCGTCGCCGAGCCGACCGGCGCCCTGAGCCTGGCGGCCTACCGGCGCCTCCTGGCGGGCGCGGTGGACGGCCTAGAGCTGCGTCCCGGCCCGACCGTGCTGGTCCTGAGCGGCGGCAACGTAGACCCGCGGCTGCTGGCGGAGCTCCTGAACGCCGGCGACACGGCTGGACTGGAGGGGTGA
- the gatB gene encoding Asp-tRNA(Asn)/Glu-tRNA(Gln) amidotransferase subunit GatB has product MFEPVIGLEVHLALNTATKLFCACRADAFGEGANTSTCPVCLGLPGSLPVTNREAVDKALLFSLALHCVVPERTQFHRKNYFYPDAPKNYQISQYDFPVGAGGYLELEGELADGKQRGRRIGITRCHLEEDAGRLVHPPYADYSLVDLNRAGAPLVEMVTEPELRSPAEARDFLVKVRAVAQALGVSDANPEEGKMRADVNVSLRRPGEPLGTKVEVKNLNSFRSVQRALEFEIRRQSRLLGEGGSVGQSTLGWDEGGQKTYLMRTKEGEADYRYFPDPDLPPMRIDQGWLARLERTMPELPGAKRARYVSLGVRHHDAAIIALDVGLAGFFDAALRCYAGEAQALANWLNGDVMGRLNAEGLRIDASGLTPQGLARLVELVTAGTISGRAAKDLLPEVMTGADPDALVAARGLRQITDAGATGRLVDEVLAQHPELVADALANPKAVNALLGRVMRSSGGKAKPELVRELLTQRLGLSGKEGGNEV; this is encoded by the coding sequence ATGTTCGAACCCGTCATCGGCCTGGAGGTTCACCTGGCCCTCAACACGGCGACCAAGCTCTTTTGCGCCTGCCGCGCCGACGCCTTTGGCGAGGGCGCCAACACCAGCACCTGTCCCGTCTGCCTGGGTCTGCCCGGCAGCCTGCCGGTCACCAACCGGGAGGCGGTCGACAAGGCCCTCCTCTTCAGCCTGGCGCTGCACTGTGTGGTGCCGGAGCGCACTCAGTTTCACCGCAAAAACTACTTCTACCCCGACGCACCCAAAAACTACCAGATCAGCCAGTACGACTTTCCCGTCGGCGCAGGCGGCTACCTCGAGTTGGAGGGAGAGCTGGCAGATGGCAAGCAGCGAGGGCGGCGGATCGGCATCACTCGCTGCCACCTGGAGGAGGACGCCGGCCGGCTGGTCCATCCGCCCTACGCCGACTACAGCCTGGTGGACCTAAACCGCGCGGGCGCGCCGCTGGTCGAGATGGTCACCGAACCCGAGTTGAGAAGCCCCGCGGAGGCCAGGGACTTTCTGGTCAAGGTGCGGGCCGTGGCGCAGGCCCTGGGCGTCTCCGACGCCAACCCCGAGGAGGGCAAGATGCGCGCCGACGTCAACGTCTCCTTGCGGCGGCCCGGCGAGCCTCTCGGCACCAAGGTCGAAGTCAAGAACCTCAACTCCTTTAGGAGCGTGCAGCGGGCGCTCGAGTTCGAGATCAGGCGCCAGAGCCGGCTGCTGGGGGAGGGCGGCTCCGTCGGCCAGAGCACCCTGGGCTGGGACGAGGGCGGTCAGAAGACCTACCTCATGCGCACCAAGGAGGGCGAGGCCGACTACCGCTACTTTCCCGACCCCGATCTGCCGCCCATGCGCATCGACCAGGGCTGGCTGGCCAGGCTGGAGCGGACCATGCCCGAGCTTCCAGGCGCCAAGCGGGCGCGCTACGTGAGCCTGGGGGTCCGCCACCACGACGCCGCGATCATCGCCCTGGACGTCGGACTGGCGGGCTTTTTCGACGCGGCGCTGAGGTGCTACGCGGGCGAAGCGCAAGCTCTCGCCAACTGGCTCAACGGCGACGTCATGGGCCGGCTGAACGCCGAGGGCCTGCGCATCGACGCCTCCGGGCTGACGCCTCAGGGCCTCGCGCGGCTAGTCGAGCTGGTCACGGCGGGGACGATCTCGGGCCGCGCGGCCAAGGACCTCCTCCCCGAGGTGATGACGGGCGCCGACCCGGACGCGCTCGTCGCCGCGCGCGGGCTTAGGCAGATAACCGACGCGGGCGCGACCGGGCGCCTGGTCGACGAGGTCCTCGCCCAGCACCCCGAGCTGGTCGCGGACGCGCTGGCCAATCCCAAGGCCGTCAACGCGCTGCTCGGCCGGGTGATGCGCTCGAGCGGCGGCAAGGCCAAGCCCGAGCTCGTCCGCGAGCTGCTCACGCAGCGGCTCGGCCTCAGCGGCAAAGAGGGCGGCAACGAGGTATAA
- a CDS encoding bifunctional nuclease family protein yields MIEAKLEGVAVSTAGEENQFLVLLKTKNRDVLPIVIGAPEATSIAAGLAKESLPRPMSHDLMISMLELFSASLSRVEITELAGGTFYAMLILDNRGVEFALDARPSDAIALAVRVSAPIFVSEEVIEQAALGDFPSGSESFEA; encoded by the coding sequence ATGATCGAAGCCAAGCTCGAGGGCGTAGCAGTGTCCACCGCCGGCGAGGAGAACCAGTTCCTGGTGCTCCTCAAGACCAAGAACCGCGACGTCTTGCCCATCGTGATCGGCGCGCCCGAGGCCACCTCGATCGCCGCCGGCCTCGCCAAGGAGAGCCTGCCGCGGCCGATGTCGCACGACCTGATGATCTCCATGCTCGAGCTCTTCAGCGCCAGCCTCAGCCGCGTCGAGATCACCGAACTCGCCGGCGGCACCTTCTACGCCATGCTCATCCTCGACAATCGCGGCGTCGAGTTCGCCTTGGACGCCCGCCCCAGCGACGCCATCGCGCTCGCGGTGCGCGTGAGCGCCCCCATCTTCGTCTCCGAAGAGGTCATCGAGCAGGCGGCCTTGGGCGACTTTCCCAGCGGCTCCGAGAGCTTCGAGGCCTGA